Genomic DNA from Salvia miltiorrhiza cultivar Shanhuang (shh) chromosome 1, IMPLAD_Smil_shh, whole genome shotgun sequence:
ccacacatctctttaattaatacactcaaaaagtgggacccttaaactattcacactacactccatacatttcttaaaacccgtgccgtccacaaatgggtactcatttcgtggacggagggagtaataactaCCATTCTTAATggtaaaaaaataagtttaaaatttaaaaaaattataatttattcacttcacatctatcttaaattattttgacattaaattaaatattttaattatctttaatttaagatgcatattatatagagtggattttgaaaataaccactttgaaatattaatttaaaaattggccactaagataaaaaatttaaaaattggccacacttaccattttacccatgcatataaaaaatttaaaaattatccgcGCATTCACacccagtcgaattcacaaccaagattcattttagttgtgaattcaaatagtcttgaatttgagttttaaagtttgaattcacaactaaaaatagtgttagtcgtgaattcaagttttaaagcgtgaattcacaactataaaatattgttagtcgtgaatttaagttttaaagcgtgaattcacaactagaaatattgttaaactttaaaacttaaatttaccactacttgaattcacaacgagcaatagagttggttgtgaaggcaagaagcttaaggatttcctcgcgcacaacctccatcagCATAGGGTTCAAGCGTCGCTGGGCATCTCGCTTGGGTGTAGCTCCTTCTTCTAGgttgatcctgtgcatgcatgtggctggactaatgccacgtatgtcacctatgctccatcccagcgctgctttgtttctcttcaacaccTCGAGCAACGCCTTTTCTTGCTCTAGAGTCAGAGTAGACGAGATGATGACTGGTTTCTCATTTTCGTCTTCTAAAAAGACATACTTGAGATTGGTTGGGAGTTCCTTCAATTCGAGTGCTGGTTTCTTTGCCCCCACCTGTTCCTCCCCTAAGCTGGGCAATGCAGGTTTGGGCAGTGCAGGATTGCTGGGCAGGTCAGCGCTGCCAGGGCtgaagtcagagcagcgaagctcTCGCGTCAGAGCAGCGCCGAACTCTTCAGCTTCCCGCgctagttcttccatgtctactgatccagcgcaaacttcctcgcattcctgctcctgtaaaaataccttctcaaccaagccattaatagcatctatatatgagcattcattcATAAGGTTGTCCgaaggcatagcccgattttcatgcaccgagaaagacaccgactcccccaacactgacattttaatagttccattttttacatcaatcaacgtgttagtggtcgccataaagggccTTCCTAATAGCAAAGTatgatctctaccattctcgtgcacatccccaatctccaGTACGACAAAATCAACGGGCACTATCAAGCCCCCGACTCTAACTAGGATATCTTCTACTATACCACGGGGATACCTGacggacctatcagcaagttggaggcacatgcgagtagattttaaattacctaactctaattgttgataaatagagtaaggcatcaagttaATCCCAGCCCCCAGATCCaacatacccgtggcttccttaccatttcccaaagcaatattaatcacaaaactacctggatcgtgttgcttgggtggcaaagattgctgcatgattgcgTTTGCAACTTCGGAGACCAACACCTTCTCATTGTCACcgaaccttcttttgttggatgccaattccttgaagaatttcacatatgcaggcacatttcggatcacatcaagaagaggcaaattcacatttaccttggccaacatgttgtagaattCTTCAAACTGACGGTCCTGCTTCTCGTTTCTCAATCTGTTCGGAAAAGGAATCGGTGGTCGATATGGTGCagtagctttgtggagcttgacctccttctccttctctccttcctttTGCTTGTCTGCCGTCTCTCCATCAGTCGGTCTGGTCAGCACTAAGCTCGGCAACTCTGGTCTAGGCTGGACAGAactcggcagctctgctctggtcacggTAGAGCTTGGCTGCTCTGCGCTGGTCAAGGTAGAGTTCGGCTGCTCTGCACTGGTCAAATTAGGAAcctccactttgttatccaccatcttaccactgcGAAGAACAGTTACAGCAAGAGCTTGATGCGTCTGAGCAGGTTGACCATGAAACTTCCCGGGTTGCTGTTgctgttggatttgattcaaggtACCGGAAAGTTGTCCAACCGTAGTCTCGAGCCTTTTGATCGTAGAAGCTTGAGACTCTATACTTTGTTTGCTCATCTCCATAAATGCTTGCAGTGTTTCTTCGAGCGtggatttttgtggtggaatcGACGGCGCATTCTGTTGCGGAATGGATTGCTGTTGTTGGTATTGTGGTCGGTATGGTTGAGAAGGCCCTTGCGGTGGTGGGAAATACTGTTGTTGTTGATAGCCCATctggggtggtcgacggaattgattccctccaaaattttgattttcccATCCTCCATTCGGCTGACTCCTCCATCCTCCAACGATATTTTGTGGACCTTGATTCATGCTCTGGCCATATGgtctgttctgcacttgattgtaggtttggaatccttgtgctgcatagacctcagcttgtccttccggggtaaactctcccattctatggcactcattagctccatggctgaaatctccacagatACCACACGGCTCAACATAATGTATGGCTGGTTTCTGCGGAGTTGACATTGTCAGAGCTGGATTCGGTTGAGTTATCATCGGCGGCGCtgagctctgaactggagaattttccatcttttccatcttgagctgttgaaCTTCTCGCATGATCGAAGCCAATTATtgctgcatctcgaactgaTTTGTCACAGCActggcttc
This window encodes:
- the LOC131004779 gene encoding RNA polymerase II degradation factor 1-like: MSSSSLEHDVEDTATAKVVAEAEAFMEDTSEGIFRKNSCKGVIGNDRAEGSNSSSDGETRDKTEDFFSDSEPEVPEQTVEEEEASSAKSYSDSELPEQSEGEEELDSPASSDSEPSEKSTREDASSADTEHTTATAKHTKEEEASSANFCTKQNLNKEKKEMAKNTEYMGDFTRPNRPYGQSMNQGPQNIVGGWRSQPNGGWENQNFGGNQFRRPPQMGYQQQQYFPPPQGPSQPYRPQYQQQQSIPQQNAPSIPPQKSTLEETLQAFMEMSKQSIESQASTIKRLETTVGQLSGTLNQIQQQQQPGKFHGQPAQTHQALAVTVLRSGKMVDNKVEVPNLTSAEQPNSTLTSAEQPSSTVTRAELPSSVQPRPELPSLVLTRPTDGETADKQKEGEKEKEVKLHKATAPYRPPIPFPNRLRNEKQDRQFEEFYNMLAKVRQVSPWYSRRYPS